Proteins encoded within one genomic window of Episyrphus balteatus chromosome 1, idEpiBalt1.1, whole genome shotgun sequence:
- the LOC129906521 gene encoding 23 kDa integral membrane protein-like — MGCGISMVKYILFLFNLLCAICGILMIVAGSMLFSNVSTVDELSEAIKVQQIPITLIVLGSVITMIAFFGCCGALRESYCMSMTYACFLFVLMVAQIALVVYVWIYKQDYVNNMGQVVDKAWSRRTEKANYMDALQIGFHCCGKNDYRDYTYQGYFPTTCCDDAKNCNSETVYKQGCKMAFKNFWDSNSDLIKYAGLIVAAIEFVGFVFSCCLANSINNYKRRSAY, encoded by the exons ATGGGCTGCGGAATATCAATGGTTAAATATATTCTATTCCTCTTCAATCTTCTTTGTGCG ATATGCGGTATACTGATGATAGTTGCTGGTTCAATGCTTTTCAGCAATGTCAGCACCGTCGATGAACTTTCGGAGGCTATTAAAGTGCAACAGATACCAATCACACTCATTGTATTGGGATCTGTTATCACAATGATAGCATTCTTTGGATGTTGCGGAGCCTTACGTGAATCTTATTGCATGTCAATGACA TATGCGTGCTTCCTGTTTGTTTTGATGGTCGCTCAAATAGCTTTGGTAGTTTATGTGTGGATATATAAACAGGACTATGTAAACAATATGGGTCAAGTTGTAGATAAAGCTTGGAGTCGTCGTACTGAGAAGGCTAATTACATGGATGCTCTTCAAATTGGT TTCCATTGTTGTGGAAAGAATGACTACAGGGATTATACTTATCAAGGATATTTCCCCACAACATGCTGTGATGATGCTAAGAATTGTAATTCTGAAACTGTTTATAAACAAGGTTGCAAAATGGCATTCAAGAATTTCTGGGATAGTAACAGCGATTTGATTAAATATGCTGGATTAATTGTAGCTGCCATCGAG tttgTTGGATTCGTATTCTCCTGCTGTTTAGCAAACAGTATTAACAACTACAAACGAAGGTCTGCATATTAA